A window of Rhinolophus ferrumequinum isolate MPI-CBG mRhiFer1 chromosome X, mRhiFer1_v1.p, whole genome shotgun sequence contains these coding sequences:
- the ZIC3 gene encoding zinc finger protein ZIC 3 isoform X2, whose amino-acid sequence MTMLLDGGPQFPGLGVGSFGAPRHHEMPNREPAGMGLNPFGDSPHAAAAAAAAAAAAFKLSPATAHDLSSGQSSAFTPQGSGYANALGHHHHHHHHHHHGSQVPSYGGAASAAFNSTRDFLFRQRGSGFGEAASGGGQHGLFAGSASSLHAPPGIPEPPGYLLFPGLHEQGAGHPSPTGHVDNNQVHLGLRGELFGRADPYRPVASPRTDPYTASAQFPNYSPMNMNMGVNVAAHHGPGAFFRYMRQPIKQELSCKWIDEAQLSRPKKSCDRTFSTMHELVTHVTMEHVGGPEQNNHVCYWEECPREGKSFKAKYKLVNHIRVHTGEKPFPCPFPGCGKIFARSENLKIHKRTHTGEKPFKCEFEGCDRRFANSSDRKKHMHVHTSDKPYICKVCDKSYTHPSSLRKHMKCCPAWYPGQSLIPDEELDTDVGMQQPAFHSTTYAKCTVSAEPTVQEMIY is encoded by the exons ATGACGATGCTCCTGGACGGAGGCCCGCAGTTCCCTGGGCTGGGAGTGGGCAGCTTCGGTGCGCCGCGCCACCACGAGATGCCCAACCGCGAACCGGCGGGCATGGGGTTGAATCCCTTCGGGGATTCGCCCcacgctgccgccgccgccgccgccgccgccgccgctgccttCAAGCTGAGCCCCGCCACGGCTCACGATCTATCTTCTGGTCAGAGCTCGGCTTTCACACCACAGGGTTCAGGTTACGCCAATGCCCtgggccaccaccaccaccaccatcaccaccatcaccacggCAGCCAGGTGCCCAGCTATGGCGGTGCCGCCTCCGCTGCTTTCAACTCCACGCGCGACTTTCTGTTCCGCCAGCGCGGCTCCGGGTTTGGCGAGGCGGCCTCGGGTGGCGGGCAGCACGGGCTCTTCGCCGGCTCGGCGAGTAGCCTGCACGCTCCACCTGGCATTCCTGAGCCCCCGGGCTACCTGCTCTTCCCTGGGCTGCATGAGCAGGGCGCTGGGCACCCGTCTCCCACAGGGCACGTGGACAACAACCAGGTTCACTTGGGGCTGCGCGGGGAGCTGTTTGGCCGTGCGGACCCGTACCGCCCGGTGGCCAGCCCGCGCACGGACCCCTACACCGCCAGCGCGCAGTTCCCTAACTACAGCCCCATGAACATGAACATGGGAGTGAACGTGGCTGCCCACCACGGGCCTGGTGCCTTCTTCCGTTATATGCGGCAGCCCATCAAACAGGAGCTGTCGTGCAAGTGGATCGACGAGGCTCAGCTGAGTCGGCCCAAGAAGAGCTGCGACCGGACCTTCAGCACCATGCACGAGCTGGTGACACATGTCACCATGGAGCATGTGGGGGGCCCGGAGCAGAATAACCACGTCTGCTATTGGGAGGAGTGCCCCCGCGAGGGCAAGTCCTTCAAGGCGAAGTACAAACTGGTCAACCACATTCGAGTGCACACGGGCGAGAAGCCCTTCCCATGTCCCTTCCCGGGCTGCGGGAAGATCTTTGCCCGCTCTGAGAATCTCAAGATCCACAAGAGGACCCACACAG GTGAGAAACCTTTCAAATGTGAATTTGAAGGCTGTGACAGACGCTTTGCCAACAGCAGCGACCGCAAGAagcacatgcacgtgcacacctCCGACAAGCCCTATATCTGCAAAGTGTGCGACAAGTCCTACACGCACCCGAGCTCCCTGCGCAAGCACATGAAG tGTTGTCCTGCTTGGTATCCGGGACAGTCTCTAATTCCTGACGAAGAACTTGATACTGACGTTGGTATGCAGCAGCCAGCCTTCCATAGCACTACCTATGCTAAATGCACGGTTAGTGCCGAACCTACTGTGCAAGAAATGATTTACTGA
- the ZIC3 gene encoding zinc finger protein ZIC 3 isoform X1 — protein MTMLLDGGPQFPGLGVGSFGAPRHHEMPNREPAGMGLNPFGDSPHAAAAAAAAAAAAFKLSPATAHDLSSGQSSAFTPQGSGYANALGHHHHHHHHHHHGSQVPSYGGAASAAFNSTRDFLFRQRGSGFGEAASGGGQHGLFAGSASSLHAPPGIPEPPGYLLFPGLHEQGAGHPSPTGHVDNNQVHLGLRGELFGRADPYRPVASPRTDPYTASAQFPNYSPMNMNMGVNVAAHHGPGAFFRYMRQPIKQELSCKWIDEAQLSRPKKSCDRTFSTMHELVTHVTMEHVGGPEQNNHVCYWEECPREGKSFKAKYKLVNHIRVHTGEKPFPCPFPGCGKIFARSENLKIHKRTHTGEKPFKCEFEGCDRRFANSSDRKKHMHVHTSDKPYICKVCDKSYTHPSSLRKHMKVHESQGSDSSPAASSGYESSTPPAIASANSKDTTKTPPAVQTSTSHNPGLPPNFNEWYV, from the exons ATGACGATGCTCCTGGACGGAGGCCCGCAGTTCCCTGGGCTGGGAGTGGGCAGCTTCGGTGCGCCGCGCCACCACGAGATGCCCAACCGCGAACCGGCGGGCATGGGGTTGAATCCCTTCGGGGATTCGCCCcacgctgccgccgccgccgccgccgccgccgccgctgccttCAAGCTGAGCCCCGCCACGGCTCACGATCTATCTTCTGGTCAGAGCTCGGCTTTCACACCACAGGGTTCAGGTTACGCCAATGCCCtgggccaccaccaccaccaccatcaccaccatcaccacggCAGCCAGGTGCCCAGCTATGGCGGTGCCGCCTCCGCTGCTTTCAACTCCACGCGCGACTTTCTGTTCCGCCAGCGCGGCTCCGGGTTTGGCGAGGCGGCCTCGGGTGGCGGGCAGCACGGGCTCTTCGCCGGCTCGGCGAGTAGCCTGCACGCTCCACCTGGCATTCCTGAGCCCCCGGGCTACCTGCTCTTCCCTGGGCTGCATGAGCAGGGCGCTGGGCACCCGTCTCCCACAGGGCACGTGGACAACAACCAGGTTCACTTGGGGCTGCGCGGGGAGCTGTTTGGCCGTGCGGACCCGTACCGCCCGGTGGCCAGCCCGCGCACGGACCCCTACACCGCCAGCGCGCAGTTCCCTAACTACAGCCCCATGAACATGAACATGGGAGTGAACGTGGCTGCCCACCACGGGCCTGGTGCCTTCTTCCGTTATATGCGGCAGCCCATCAAACAGGAGCTGTCGTGCAAGTGGATCGACGAGGCTCAGCTGAGTCGGCCCAAGAAGAGCTGCGACCGGACCTTCAGCACCATGCACGAGCTGGTGACACATGTCACCATGGAGCATGTGGGGGGCCCGGAGCAGAATAACCACGTCTGCTATTGGGAGGAGTGCCCCCGCGAGGGCAAGTCCTTCAAGGCGAAGTACAAACTGGTCAACCACATTCGAGTGCACACGGGCGAGAAGCCCTTCCCATGTCCCTTCCCGGGCTGCGGGAAGATCTTTGCCCGCTCTGAGAATCTCAAGATCCACAAGAGGACCCACACAG GTGAGAAACCTTTCAAATGTGAATTTGAAGGCTGTGACAGACGCTTTGCCAACAGCAGCGACCGCAAGAagcacatgcacgtgcacacctCCGACAAGCCCTATATCTGCAAAGTGTGCGACAAGTCCTACACGCACCCGAGCTCCCTGCGCAAGCACATGAAG GTTCATGAATCTCAAGGGTCAGATTCCTCCCCTGCTGCCAGTTCAGGCTATGAATCTTCCACTCCACCCGCTATAGCTTCTGCAAACAGTAAAGATACCACTAAAACCCCTCCTGCAGTTCAAACTAGCACCAGCCACAACCCTGGACTTCCTCCCAATTTTAACGAATGGTACGTCTGA